The Saccopteryx leptura isolate mSacLep1 chromosome 2, mSacLep1_pri_phased_curated, whole genome shotgun sequence genome has a window encoding:
- the SKA2 gene encoding spindle and kinetochore-associated protein 2 isoform X5 translates to MFQKADSDLDYIQYRLEYEIKTNHPDSPGKKNPVTLLQELSAIKSRYRTLCARFKPIADEQNVTKSRICATFSKTMTMIQELQKQTDLELSPLTEEEKTALQQLKSHMSDL, encoded by the exons atg TTCCAGAAAGCTGACTCTGACCTGGATTACATTCAATACAGGCTGGAATATGAAATCAAGACTAATCATCCTGATTCCCCAGGCAAG aAAAATCCAGTTACACTCTTACAGGAATTGTCAGCGATAAAGTCTCGATATCGAACTTTGTGTGCACGCTTTAAGCCAATTGCTGATGAGCAGAACGTTACAAAGAGCCGCATTTGTGCCACTTTCAGTAAGACTATGACCATGATACAAGAACTACAAAAGCAAACAGACTTGGAG CTGTCACCACTGACTGAAGAAGAGAAAACTGCTTTACAGCAATTAAAATCTCACATGTCAGACTTATGA
- the SKA2 gene encoding spindle and kinetochore-associated protein 2 isoform X4, whose translation MEEEVDKLELMFQKADSDLDYIQYRLEYEIKTNHPDSPGKELSAIKSRYRTLCARFKPIADEQNVTKSRICATFSKTMTMIQELQKQTDLELSPLTEEEKTALQQLKSHMSDL comes from the exons ATGGAAGAGGAGGTGGATAAACTGGAATTGATG TTCCAGAAAGCTGACTCTGACCTGGATTACATTCAATACAGGCTGGAATATGAAATCAAGACTAATCATCCTGATTCCCCAGGCAAG GAATTGTCAGCGATAAAGTCTCGATATCGAACTTTGTGTGCACGCTTTAAGCCAATTGCTGATGAGCAGAACGTTACAAAGAGCCGCATTTGTGCCACTTTCAGTAAGACTATGACCATGATACAAGAACTACAAAAGCAAACAGACTTGGAG CTGTCACCACTGACTGAAGAAGAGAAAACTGCTTTACAGCAATTAAAATCTCACATGTCAGACTTATGA
- the SKA2 gene encoding spindle and kinetochore-associated protein 2 isoform X2, protein MRLYFYQEDVTGIVPKRPKKEGSFTFPRKGMQAPLGVYPDVELLDHMFQKADSDLDYIQYRLEYEIKTNHPDSPGKELSAIKSRYRTLCARFKPIADEQNVTKSRICATFSKTMTMIQELQKQTDLELSPLTEEEKTALQQLKSHMSDL, encoded by the exons ATGCGTTTGTATTTCTATCAAGAAGATGTTACTGGAATAGTCCCAAAACGCCCCAAGAAGGAGGGGTCGTTCACATTCCCGAGAAAGGGGATGCAGG CTCCTTTGGGTGTGTACCCAGatgtagaattgctggatcatatg TTCCAGAAAGCTGACTCTGACCTGGATTACATTCAATACAGGCTGGAATATGAAATCAAGACTAATCATCCTGATTCCCCAGGCAAG GAATTGTCAGCGATAAAGTCTCGATATCGAACTTTGTGTGCACGCTTTAAGCCAATTGCTGATGAGCAGAACGTTACAAAGAGCCGCATTTGTGCCACTTTCAGTAAGACTATGACCATGATACAAGAACTACAAAAGCAAACAGACTTGGAG CTGTCACCACTGACTGAAGAAGAGAAAACTGCTTTACAGCAATTAAAATCTCACATGTCAGACTTATGA
- the SKA2 gene encoding spindle and kinetochore-associated protein 2 isoform X1, whose amino-acid sequence MQAPLGVYPDVELLDHMFQKADSDLDYIQYRLEYEIKTNHPDSPGKKNPVTLLQELSAIKSRYRTLCARFKPIADEQNVTKSRICATFSKTMTMIQELQKQTDLELSPLTEEEKTALQQLKSHMSDL is encoded by the exons ATGCAGG CTCCTTTGGGTGTGTACCCAGatgtagaattgctggatcatatg TTCCAGAAAGCTGACTCTGACCTGGATTACATTCAATACAGGCTGGAATATGAAATCAAGACTAATCATCCTGATTCCCCAGGCAAG aAAAATCCAGTTACACTCTTACAGGAATTGTCAGCGATAAAGTCTCGATATCGAACTTTGTGTGCACGCTTTAAGCCAATTGCTGATGAGCAGAACGTTACAAAGAGCCGCATTTGTGCCACTTTCAGTAAGACTATGACCATGATACAAGAACTACAAAAGCAAACAGACTTGGAG CTGTCACCACTGACTGAAGAAGAGAAAACTGCTTTACAGCAATTAAAATCTCACATGTCAGACTTATGA
- the SKA2 gene encoding spindle and kinetochore-associated protein 2 isoform X3 produces the protein MEEEVDKLELMFQKADSDLDYIQYRLEYEIKTNHPDSPGKKNPVTLLQELSAIKSRYRTLCARFKPIADEQNVTKSRICATFSKTMTMIQELQKQTDLELSPLTEEEKTALQQLKSHMSDL, from the exons ATGGAAGAGGAGGTGGATAAACTGGAATTGATG TTCCAGAAAGCTGACTCTGACCTGGATTACATTCAATACAGGCTGGAATATGAAATCAAGACTAATCATCCTGATTCCCCAGGCAAG aAAAATCCAGTTACACTCTTACAGGAATTGTCAGCGATAAAGTCTCGATATCGAACTTTGTGTGCACGCTTTAAGCCAATTGCTGATGAGCAGAACGTTACAAAGAGCCGCATTTGTGCCACTTTCAGTAAGACTATGACCATGATACAAGAACTACAAAAGCAAACAGACTTGGAG CTGTCACCACTGACTGAAGAAGAGAAAACTGCTTTACAGCAATTAAAATCTCACATGTCAGACTTATGA